The following coding sequences lie in one Drosophila bipectinata strain 14024-0381.07 chromosome XR, DbipHiC1v2, whole genome shotgun sequence genomic window:
- the LOC108119446 gene encoding allantoinase produces the protein MDLLFLSRRIFLGDGEQNGLIHGGIIVDTEGIIRRVLRTPQEVNTYLYNTESEAVYDFGDLLLMPGLIDPNVHINEPGRKDWEGFVAATKAAAAGGFTTIIDRPTNATPPTVNVAGLKAKTATARGKIYVDVGFWGGVVPGNGDQLIPLLGAGVMGLQCTLAGSPEPVSGEFPAVNEKQLEDVLDLLKDEEEAVIAVHAETPGSLSESESMAPREYKTFLATRPPHMEVSAVQMLCRLSQRHPRRRIHILNLSSGQCLPLVAECHRNGGHLTVETCPHYLALGAEDIPECGTEFKTWPPIRERSNQDLLWPELKPNGGIRIIASDHSPATPGVRCLTGGRGRGNFLKAWPGINTLQLSLPVVWTASHQRSGEGKESISLSDIHRLMCLEPALLCGVSNFKGRIAEGFDADFCVWCPEEEFTVGPELLFTATKATPYAGRRLRGVVHATVVRGLHVYQQFEGFGQPLGKVLLRKTSRKLVKFVRM, from the exons ATGGATCTGTTGTTTCTTAGCCGTCGCATTTTTCTGGGCGATGGCGAACAAAATGGACTCATTCATGGTGGTATTATAGTGGATACTGAGGGTATTATACGAAGGG TCCTTCGTACCCCCCAAGAGGTCAACACCTATCTGTACAATACCGAATCCGAGGCTGTTTATGATTTCGGTGACCTGCTGCTAATGCCAGGACTCATCGATCCAAATGTTCACATCAACGAACCGGGTCGTAAGGATTGGGAGGGTTTTGTGGCAGCCACCaaagctgctgctgccggTGGGTTCACCACGATTATAGACCGACCCACGAATGCCACACCGCCGACCGTCAATGTCGCAGGCTTGAAAGCCAAAACCGCCACGGCACGTGGCAAGATCTATGTGGATGTGGGCTTCTGGGGCGGTGTAGTGCCCGGAAATGGTGATCAGTTGATACCCCTCCTCGGTGCCGGTGTCATGGGATTGCAGTGTACACTGGCCGGCTCACCAGAGCCCGTATCCGGAGAGTTTCCTGCCGTGAACGAGAAACAGCTTGAGGATGTGCTGGACCTGCTAAAGGACGAAGAGGAGGCAGTTATAGCA GTACATGCCGAAACACCGGGAAGTTTAAGCGAATCGGAGTCGATGGCACCTCGGGAGTACAAGACATTTCTGGCCACTCGCCCGCCCCACATGGAGGTCTCGGCCGTGCAGATGCTGTGCCGACTGAGCCAACGGCACCCGCGGCGTCGCATTCACATCCTGAACTTGAGCAGCGGCCAGTGCCTCCCCCTGGTGGCGGAATGTCATCGAAATGGGGGCCATCTTACCGTCGAAACTTGTCCCCATTATTTGGCCTTGGGCGCCGAAGATATTCCAGAATGCGGCACCGAATTCAAGACATGGCCGCCGATTCGTGAACGTTCCAATCAGGACCTACTGTGGCCAGAATTGAAGCCCAATGGCGGTATTCGGATAATTGCCAGTGATCACTCACCGGCCACGCCGGGCGTTCGGTGCCTCACCGGCGGCCGGGGGCGTGGCAACTTCTTAAAGGCCTGGCCGGGCATTAATACGTTGCAGCTCAGCTTGCCGGTGGTATGGACGGCGAGTCATCAGAGGAGTGGTGAAG GTAAAGAATCTATATCCCTTTCGGACATCCACCGATTAATGTGCCTGGAGCCGGCCCTACTCTGCGGTGTGTCCAACTTCAAGGGCCGCATCGCTGAGGGCTTCGACGCCGACTTTTGTGTTTGGTGTCCCGAGGAGGAGTTCACCGTCGGTCCAGAGCTCCTTTTCACGGCCACCAAGGCCACACCCTATGCCGGCCGGCGGCTAAGGGGGGTGGTGCATGCCACGGTGGTGCGGGGCCTGCACGTCTACCAGCAGTTCGAGGGCTTCGGCCAGCCCCTTGGTAAGGTCCTGCTGCGGAAGACCAGCCGCAAGCTGGTCAAGTTCGTGAGGATGTGA